One Myotis daubentonii chromosome 3, mMyoDau2.1, whole genome shotgun sequence genomic window carries:
- the MB21D2 gene encoding nucleotidyltransferase MB21D2 isoform X3 yields MRGMVQKLDQKLPVANEYLLLSGGVREGVVDLDLDELNIYARGTDYDMDFTLLVPALKLHDRNQPVTLDMRHSALCHSWLSLRLFDEGTISKWKDCCTIVDHINGATNYFFSPTKVADWFYDSISIVLSEIQKKPQRGMPKVEKVEKNGTIISIILGVGSSRMLYDIVPVVSFKGWPAVAQSWLMENHFWDGKITEEEVISGFYLVPACSYKGKKDNEWRLSFARSEVQLKKCISSSLMQAYQACKAIIIKLLSRPKAISPYHLRSMMLWACDRLPANYLAQEDYAAHFLLGLIDDLQHCLVNKMCPNYFIPQCNMLEHLSEETVMLQARKLSSVRSDPAEHLRTAIEHVKAANRLTLELQRRGSTTSIPSPQSDGGDPNQPDDRLAKKLQQLVTENPGKSISVFINPDDVTRPHFRIDDKFF; encoded by the coding sequence GAATGGTGCAGAAGCTGGACCAAAAACTTCCAGTGGCCAATGAGTACCTGCTGCTCTCTGGGGGAGTCCGGGAAGGCGTGGTGGACCTAGACTTGGATGAGCTTAATATCTATGCCCGGGGGACTGACTACGATATGGACTTTACCCTTCTGGTGCCAGCCCTTAAGCTGCATGACCGTAATCAGCCAGTGACACTCGATATGCGCCACTCAGCCTTGTGCCACTCTTGGCTGAGCCTCCGGCTCTTTGATGAGGGGACGATCAGTAAATGGAAAGACTGCTGCACCATCGTGGATCACATCAACGGTGCCACCAACTACTTCTTCTCCCCAACCAAAGTGGCCGACTGGTTCTATGACTCCATCAGCATCGTCCTATCAGAGATACAGAAGAAACCCCAGCGAGGGATGCCAAAGGTGGAGAAGGTAGAAAAGAATGGGACCATCATCTCCATCATCCTGGGTGTGGGGAGCAGTCGCATGTTGTACGATATTGTCCCGGTGGTGTCTTTCAAAGGCTGGCCTGCAGTGGCCCAGAGCTGGCTCATGGAGAACCACTTTTGGGATGGGAAGATCACCGAGGAAGAGGTCATCAGTGGGTTTTACTTGGTGCCTGCTTGCTCCTACAAGGGTAAGAAGGACAATGAGTGGCGGCTGTCCTTTGCCAGGAGCGAGGTGCAGCTGAAGAAGTGCATCTCCAGCAGCCTCATGCAGGCCTACCAGGCCTGCAAAGCCATCATCATTAAACTCCTGTCCCGGCCCAAGGCCATTAGCCCCTATCACCTGCGGAGCATGATGCTCTGGGCCTGCGACAGACTTCCCGCCAACTACTTGGCTCAAGAAGACTATGCAGCCCACTTTTTACTGGGCCTCATCGATGACCTGCAGCACTGTCTGGTCAACAAGATGTGTCCCAACTACTTCATCCCTCAGTGCAACATGCTGGAGCACCTGTCGGAGGAGACGGTCATGCTCCAGGCGCGCAAGCTGTCCTCCGTCCGCTCTGACCCCGCAGAGCACTTGCGCACGGCCATCGAGCATGTCAAGGCCGCCAACCGGCTGACGCTGGAGCTGCAGAGGCGGGGGAGCACCACCAGCATCCCCTCCCCGCAGTCGGACGGAGGGGACCCCAACCAGCCTGATGACCGTTTGGCCAAAAAACTGCAGCAGCTAGTGACTGAGAACCCGGGGAAGTCCATCTCTGTCTTTATTAACCCTGATGATGTCACCAGGCCCCATTTCAGAATTGATGATAAATTTTTCTGA
- the MB21D2 gene encoding nucleotidyltransferase MB21D2 isoform X2, which produces MQWGALERVETCSDEILACSGMVQKLDQKLPVANEYLLLSGGVREGVVDLDLDELNIYARGTDYDMDFTLLVPALKLHDRNQPVTLDMRHSALCHSWLSLRLFDEGTISKWKDCCTIVDHINGATNYFFSPTKVADWFYDSISIVLSEIQKKPQRGMPKVEKVEKNGTIISIILGVGSSRMLYDIVPVVSFKGWPAVAQSWLMENHFWDGKITEEEVISGFYLVPACSYKGKKDNEWRLSFARSEVQLKKCISSSLMQAYQACKAIIIKLLSRPKAISPYHLRSMMLWACDRLPANYLAQEDYAAHFLLGLIDDLQHCLVNKMCPNYFIPQCNMLEHLSEETVMLQARKLSSVRSDPAEHLRTAIEHVKAANRLTLELQRRGSTTSIPSPQSDGGDPNQPDDRLAKKLQQLVTENPGKSISVFINPDDVTRPHFRIDDKFF; this is translated from the coding sequence GAATGGTGCAGAAGCTGGACCAAAAACTTCCAGTGGCCAATGAGTACCTGCTGCTCTCTGGGGGAGTCCGGGAAGGCGTGGTGGACCTAGACTTGGATGAGCTTAATATCTATGCCCGGGGGACTGACTACGATATGGACTTTACCCTTCTGGTGCCAGCCCTTAAGCTGCATGACCGTAATCAGCCAGTGACACTCGATATGCGCCACTCAGCCTTGTGCCACTCTTGGCTGAGCCTCCGGCTCTTTGATGAGGGGACGATCAGTAAATGGAAAGACTGCTGCACCATCGTGGATCACATCAACGGTGCCACCAACTACTTCTTCTCCCCAACCAAAGTGGCCGACTGGTTCTATGACTCCATCAGCATCGTCCTATCAGAGATACAGAAGAAACCCCAGCGAGGGATGCCAAAGGTGGAGAAGGTAGAAAAGAATGGGACCATCATCTCCATCATCCTGGGTGTGGGGAGCAGTCGCATGTTGTACGATATTGTCCCGGTGGTGTCTTTCAAAGGCTGGCCTGCAGTGGCCCAGAGCTGGCTCATGGAGAACCACTTTTGGGATGGGAAGATCACCGAGGAAGAGGTCATCAGTGGGTTTTACTTGGTGCCTGCTTGCTCCTACAAGGGTAAGAAGGACAATGAGTGGCGGCTGTCCTTTGCCAGGAGCGAGGTGCAGCTGAAGAAGTGCATCTCCAGCAGCCTCATGCAGGCCTACCAGGCCTGCAAAGCCATCATCATTAAACTCCTGTCCCGGCCCAAGGCCATTAGCCCCTATCACCTGCGGAGCATGATGCTCTGGGCCTGCGACAGACTTCCCGCCAACTACTTGGCTCAAGAAGACTATGCAGCCCACTTTTTACTGGGCCTCATCGATGACCTGCAGCACTGTCTGGTCAACAAGATGTGTCCCAACTACTTCATCCCTCAGTGCAACATGCTGGAGCACCTGTCGGAGGAGACGGTCATGCTCCAGGCGCGCAAGCTGTCCTCCGTCCGCTCTGACCCCGCAGAGCACTTGCGCACGGCCATCGAGCATGTCAAGGCCGCCAACCGGCTGACGCTGGAGCTGCAGAGGCGGGGGAGCACCACCAGCATCCCCTCCCCGCAGTCGGACGGAGGGGACCCCAACCAGCCTGATGACCGTTTGGCCAAAAAACTGCAGCAGCTAGTGACTGAGAACCCGGGGAAGTCCATCTCTGTCTTTATTAACCCTGATGATGTCACCAGGCCCCATTTCAGAATTGATGATAAATTTTTCTGA
- the MB21D2 gene encoding nucleotidyltransferase MB21D2 isoform X4, giving the protein MVQKLDQKLPVANEYLLLSGGVREGVVDLDLDELNIYARGTDYDMDFTLLVPALKLHDRNQPVTLDMRHSALCHSWLSLRLFDEGTISKWKDCCTIVDHINGATNYFFSPTKVADWFYDSISIVLSEIQKKPQRGMPKVEKVEKNGTIISIILGVGSSRMLYDIVPVVSFKGWPAVAQSWLMENHFWDGKITEEEVISGFYLVPACSYKGKKDNEWRLSFARSEVQLKKCISSSLMQAYQACKAIIIKLLSRPKAISPYHLRSMMLWACDRLPANYLAQEDYAAHFLLGLIDDLQHCLVNKMCPNYFIPQCNMLEHLSEETVMLQARKLSSVRSDPAEHLRTAIEHVKAANRLTLELQRRGSTTSIPSPQSDGGDPNQPDDRLAKKLQQLVTENPGKSISVFINPDDVTRPHFRIDDKFF; this is encoded by the coding sequence ATGGTGCAGAAGCTGGACCAAAAACTTCCAGTGGCCAATGAGTACCTGCTGCTCTCTGGGGGAGTCCGGGAAGGCGTGGTGGACCTAGACTTGGATGAGCTTAATATCTATGCCCGGGGGACTGACTACGATATGGACTTTACCCTTCTGGTGCCAGCCCTTAAGCTGCATGACCGTAATCAGCCAGTGACACTCGATATGCGCCACTCAGCCTTGTGCCACTCTTGGCTGAGCCTCCGGCTCTTTGATGAGGGGACGATCAGTAAATGGAAAGACTGCTGCACCATCGTGGATCACATCAACGGTGCCACCAACTACTTCTTCTCCCCAACCAAAGTGGCCGACTGGTTCTATGACTCCATCAGCATCGTCCTATCAGAGATACAGAAGAAACCCCAGCGAGGGATGCCAAAGGTGGAGAAGGTAGAAAAGAATGGGACCATCATCTCCATCATCCTGGGTGTGGGGAGCAGTCGCATGTTGTACGATATTGTCCCGGTGGTGTCTTTCAAAGGCTGGCCTGCAGTGGCCCAGAGCTGGCTCATGGAGAACCACTTTTGGGATGGGAAGATCACCGAGGAAGAGGTCATCAGTGGGTTTTACTTGGTGCCTGCTTGCTCCTACAAGGGTAAGAAGGACAATGAGTGGCGGCTGTCCTTTGCCAGGAGCGAGGTGCAGCTGAAGAAGTGCATCTCCAGCAGCCTCATGCAGGCCTACCAGGCCTGCAAAGCCATCATCATTAAACTCCTGTCCCGGCCCAAGGCCATTAGCCCCTATCACCTGCGGAGCATGATGCTCTGGGCCTGCGACAGACTTCCCGCCAACTACTTGGCTCAAGAAGACTATGCAGCCCACTTTTTACTGGGCCTCATCGATGACCTGCAGCACTGTCTGGTCAACAAGATGTGTCCCAACTACTTCATCCCTCAGTGCAACATGCTGGAGCACCTGTCGGAGGAGACGGTCATGCTCCAGGCGCGCAAGCTGTCCTCCGTCCGCTCTGACCCCGCAGAGCACTTGCGCACGGCCATCGAGCATGTCAAGGCCGCCAACCGGCTGACGCTGGAGCTGCAGAGGCGGGGGAGCACCACCAGCATCCCCTCCCCGCAGTCGGACGGAGGGGACCCCAACCAGCCTGATGACCGTTTGGCCAAAAAACTGCAGCAGCTAGTGACTGAGAACCCGGGGAAGTCCATCTCTGTCTTTATTAACCCTGATGATGTCACCAGGCCCCATTTCAGAATTGATGATAAATTTTTCTGA